Proteins from a single region of Streptococcus mitis:
- a CDS encoding TrkH family potassium uptake protein, with amino-acid sequence MNKSMIRYLLSKLLLIEAVLLLVPVSVAVYYRESSQVFTALFTTIGILVLLGGSGILQKPKNQRIYAKEGILIVALCWILWSFFGGLPFVFARQIPSVIDAFFEISSGFTTTGATILNDVSVLSRSLLFWRSFTHLIGGMGVLVFALAIMDNAKNSHLEVMKAEVPGPVFGKVVSKLKNTAQILYLLYLALFSLFVIIYYLAGMPLFDSFVIAMGTAGTGGFTVYNDGIAHYGSSLITYLVSIGVLVFGVNFNLYYYLMLRRVKAFFGDEELRAYLIIVLVSTGLISLNTLYLYPGFSKSFEMAFFQVSNIITTTGFGYGDITNWPLFSQFILLFLMGIGGSAGSTAGGLKVIRGLILSKIAKNQILSILSPHRVLTLHVNKTVIDKDTQHKILKYFVIYAMILLSLIFIVSLDSNDFLVVTSAVFSCFNNIGPILGTTSSFSIFSPISKILLSFAMIAGRLEIYPILLLFMKRTWSKR; translated from the coding sequence ATGAATAAAAGTATGATTCGTTACCTCCTTTCAAAATTACTTTTGATTGAAGCTGTTCTTCTTTTGGTTCCTGTGTCTGTCGCTGTCTATTACCGTGAATCGAGCCAAGTCTTTACGGCCCTCTTTACAACAATTGGGATTCTCGTATTACTAGGAGGTTCAGGAATTTTACAAAAGCCAAAAAATCAACGGATTTATGCTAAGGAGGGAATCTTGATTGTGGCCCTCTGTTGGATCCTTTGGTCCTTCTTTGGTGGTCTCCCCTTTGTCTTTGCTAGACAAATTCCCAGTGTTATCGATGCTTTTTTTGAAATCAGTTCTGGCTTTACAACTACTGGAGCAACTATTCTGAATGACGTTTCGGTTCTCAGCCGTTCCCTCCTCTTTTGGCGAAGTTTTACCCACTTGATTGGAGGAATGGGAGTGCTTGTTTTTGCACTTGCTATTATGGATAATGCCAAGAATAGCCACCTAGAAGTAATGAAGGCTGAGGTTCCTGGTCCTGTTTTCGGTAAGGTTGTATCCAAACTTAAAAACACTGCCCAGATTCTCTATCTCCTTTATCTAGCTCTCTTCTCCCTCTTTGTCATCATCTATTATCTGGCTGGCATGCCCCTATTTGATAGTTTTGTCATTGCTATGGGAACAGCGGGAACTGGGGGCTTTACCGTCTATAACGATGGAATTGCCCACTATGGTAGTTCACTGATTACCTATCTGGTTAGTATCGGAGTTCTGGTTTTTGGGGTAAATTTCAATCTCTACTACTACCTCATGCTCCGTCGCGTCAAAGCCTTCTTTGGTGACGAGGAACTTCGTGCTTACTTGATCATCGTGCTAGTTTCTACAGGCTTGATTAGCCTTAATACCCTCTATCTCTACCCAGGATTTTCCAAGAGCTTTGAAATGGCCTTCTTCCAGGTTTCCAATATCATTACAACTACTGGTTTTGGTTACGGAGATATTACCAACTGGCCCCTCTTCTCCCAGTTTATTCTTCTCTTCCTCATGGGAATCGGTGGTTCTGCTGGTTCAACCGCAGGTGGACTCAAGGTTATTCGAGGCCTCATCCTTTCAAAAATTGCCAAAAACCAAATTTTGTCAATCCTATCGCCCCACCGTGTTTTGACCCTCCATGTTAATAAAACGGTGATTGACAAGGATACCCAGCATAAGATTCTCAAGTACTTTGTCATCTATGCTATGATTTTGCTATCCCTTATCTTTATTGTCAGCCTAGATAGCAATGATTTTCTGGTTGTGACCAGCGCTGTCTTTAGCTGTTTCAATAATATCGGGCCTATTCTAGGAACCACTTCTAGTTTCTCAATCTTTAGTCCTATCTCAAAAATTCTCCTCTCCTTTGCAATGATTGCAGGGCGCTTGGAGATATACCCAATCCTACTTCTCTTCATGAAGAGAACTTGGTCTAAGAGATAA
- the trkA gene encoding Trk system potassium transporter TrkA — protein MKIILVGGGKVGSALCRSLVAEKHDVLLIEQDEAVLNHIVNRFDIMGILGNGADFTILEQASVQDCDIFIALTEYDEVNMIAAVLAKKMGAKETIVRVRNPEYSNSYFKEKNILGFSLIVNPELLAARAIANIIDFPNALSVERFFGGRVSLMEFTVKSSSGLCQMPISDFRKKFGNVIVCAIERDHQIIIPSGDMTVQDKDRIFVTGNRVDMMLFHNYFKSRAVKSLLIVGAGRIAYYLLGILKDSRIDTKVIEINPEIASFFSEKFPNLYIVQGDGTAKDILLEESAQNYDAVATLTGVDEENLITSMFLDRVGVQKNITKVNRTSLLEIINAPDFSSIITPKSIAVDTIMHFIRGRVNAQYSDLQAMHHLANGQIETLQFHIKEANKMTAKPLSQLKLKKGVLIAAIIRKGKTIFPTGEDMLEVGDKLLVTTLLPNITKIYDLIAR, from the coding sequence ATGAAAATTATCCTTGTCGGAGGGGGAAAAGTTGGTTCTGCCCTCTGTCGCTCCTTGGTTGCAGAAAAGCATGATGTTTTGCTGATTGAGCAAGACGAAGCTGTCCTCAATCATATTGTCAATCGCTTTGATATCATGGGTATCCTTGGTAACGGGGCCGATTTTACCATCCTTGAGCAAGCCAGTGTCCAGGATTGTGATATCTTTATCGCCCTGACTGAGTACGATGAAGTCAACATGATTGCAGCCGTTCTAGCCAAAAAAATGGGAGCTAAAGAGACCATCGTTCGGGTGCGGAACCCTGAATATTCTAACTCTTATTTCAAGGAAAAGAATATTCTCGGTTTTTCTCTTATCGTTAACCCTGAGCTCTTGGCTGCTCGTGCTATCGCGAATATCATTGACTTCCCCAACGCCCTCTCTGTCGAACGTTTCTTTGGTGGACGAGTCAGCTTGATGGAATTCACTGTTAAATCCTCCAGTGGTCTTTGCCAAATGCCCATTTCTGATTTTCGGAAAAAATTTGGCAATGTCATTGTCTGTGCGATAGAGAGGGATCATCAAATTATCATTCCAAGCGGTGACATGACTGTACAGGATAAAGATAGAATCTTTGTCACTGGTAACCGTGTTGATATGATGCTCTTCCATAATTATTTTAAATCTCGTGCCGTGAAGAGCCTTCTCATCGTCGGGGCAGGTAGAATTGCCTATTATCTACTAGGTATCCTCAAAGACAGTCGTATCGATACCAAGGTTATTGAAATCAATCCTGAAATCGCCAGCTTCTTTAGCGAGAAATTCCCAAATCTCTACATCGTTCAAGGAGATGGTACCGCAAAAGATATCCTGCTGGAAGAAAGTGCTCAAAACTATGATGCCGTTGCGACTCTAACAGGGGTCGATGAGGAAAATCTGATTACCTCTATGTTCCTTGACAGGGTAGGTGTACAGAAAAACATCACTAAGGTCAATCGTACCAGTCTCCTCGAGATTATCAATGCGCCTGATTTTTCAAGTATCATCACACCTAAAAGCATCGCTGTAGATACAATCATGCACTTTATTCGTGGTCGTGTCAATGCCCAGTATTCAGACCTTCAAGCCATGCACCATCTAGCCAATGGCCAAATCGAAACCCTGCAATTCCATATCAAGGAAGCTAATAAGATGACTGCCAAACCTCTTTCTCAACTGAAATTGAAAAAAGGTGTTCTTATTGCAGCTATCATTCGAAAGGGCAAGACTATTTTCCCAACTGGGGAGGATATGCTGGAAGTTGGAGACAAGCTCCTAGTAACAACCCTGTTGCCAAACATCACCAAGATTTATGACTTGATTGCGAGGTAA
- a CDS encoding ABC transporter permease codes for MNFVLSSLSEGLLWSIMAIGVYLTFRILDIADMTAEGAFPLGAAVVISQIQAGINPWIATLLALLAGMVAGLVSGMLHTKMKIPALLTGIVTLTGLYSINIKIMGSVPNLSLGDSSTVFKQLAILGLSNEEAVFSLSLACLLLVCLVLTLLMKTEIGLVLRSTGDNIPMSEANGVNVDTMKIVGYMISNGLIALCGSLFAQNDGFSDVTSGTGTIVVGLSAVIIAEVLIHDLTIGGRLLSIGIGAIVYRLIILNIYEIPNLDQNLVRLFNAILLALVLFAPELQKRLKIRGLKLRNE; via the coding sequence ATGAATTTTGTGTTATCTAGTTTATCAGAAGGTTTGTTGTGGTCGATTATGGCGATTGGGGTCTACTTGACTTTCCGTATTTTGGATATTGCGGATATGACTGCTGAAGGTGCCTTTCCACTGGGGGCAGCTGTCGTTATATCACAGATACAGGCAGGTATAAATCCTTGGATTGCGACCTTACTGGCTTTGCTGGCAGGTATGGTAGCAGGTCTTGTATCAGGAATGCTCCACACCAAGATGAAAATTCCTGCTCTCTTGACAGGGATTGTGACCTTGACAGGGCTTTATTCAATCAATATTAAAATCATGGGTAGCGTGCCCAATCTTTCCTTGGGAGATTCTTCAACTGTCTTTAAACAATTGGCAATCTTAGGGCTGTCAAATGAAGAAGCTGTTTTCTCACTTAGTTTGGCCTGCCTCTTACTTGTTTGTTTGGTCTTGACTCTTTTGATGAAAACAGAGATTGGCTTGGTCTTGCGTTCGACTGGGGACAATATTCCGATGAGTGAGGCAAATGGGGTCAATGTAGACACCATGAAGATTGTTGGTTACATGATTTCAAACGGCTTGATTGCCCTATGTGGTTCCTTGTTTGCCCAAAATGATGGATTTTCAGATGTGACTTCTGGGACAGGAACTATCGTTGTTGGTTTGAGTGCAGTGATTATTGCGGAAGTCTTGATACACGACTTGACCATTGGAGGCCGCTTGTTATCCATCGGAATTGGTGCTATTGTATACCGTTTGATTATTTTAAATATCTATGAAATTCCAAATCTAGATCAAAACCTGGTTCGTCTCTTTAATGCAATCTTGTTAGCCTTAGTTTTATTTGCGCCAGAATTGCAAAAGAGATTAAAGATTCGTGGTCTAAAATTGAGAAATGAATAG
- a CDS encoding ABC transporter substrate-binding protein has translation MKVVRKLLAPLLVVGILLTSLVSLHQLKADKKKDVFRIGISQFITHQSLDATREGFVDELAKQGYVEGKNIEIDLQNAQGEQRNLKTISQQLAESSDVVLAIATPSAQSLANTTQTTPVIFSAVTDPVSAKLVESREHPGGNVTGTSDQSSDAISTQINLIKKVLPKAKTIGILYTQSEPNSVVQKDEAKRLLEEKGFTVVEKTILDSNNVKAAAESLMAEVDMVFVPTDNIISSTMETVKQVSIKHKVPVFGGSTEMIAVGGLYNYGTNYEELGRQTARMLIRVLKGEKPENIAVELPEKLELHTNQEMADALGIDISKLEGKE, from the coding sequence ATGAAAGTTGTTCGAAAATTACTAGCACCCCTCTTGGTAGTGGGGATCCTCTTGACCTCTCTGGTTAGTTTGCATCAGTTGAAGGCAGATAAGAAAAAAGATGTATTTCGTATCGGTATTTCACAATTTATTACCCACCAGTCCTTAGACGCTACTAGAGAAGGGTTTGTGGATGAGCTGGCCAAGCAAGGCTATGTTGAAGGGAAAAATATCGAGATTGATTTGCAAAATGCACAGGGAGAACAAAGAAATCTAAAAACCATTTCTCAGCAACTAGCAGAATCTAGTGATGTCGTTCTAGCTATCGCAACGCCTTCTGCTCAGAGTTTGGCCAATACAACACAAACGACGCCTGTTATCTTTTCAGCGGTAACAGATCCTGTCAGTGCCAAGTTGGTTGAGTCAAGAGAGCATCCTGGGGGCAATGTAACTGGGACAAGCGATCAGTCATCAGATGCCATTTCAACCCAAATCAATTTGATAAAGAAAGTGTTGCCAAAAGCTAAAACAATTGGAATTCTTTATACTCAGAGTGAGCCCAATTCGGTTGTCCAAAAGGATGAAGCTAAGCGCCTTCTGGAAGAAAAAGGCTTTACCGTTGTTGAAAAAACAATCTTGGATAGTAACAACGTCAAGGCTGCAGCAGAAAGCTTGATGGCAGAGGTGGATATGGTTTTTGTACCAACGGATAATATCATTTCATCAACCATGGAAACAGTCAAGCAGGTTTCTATTAAACACAAGGTTCCAGTATTCGGTGGTTCAACAGAAATGATTGCTGTGGGTGGCTTGTATAACTACGGAACCAATTATGAAGAATTAGGAAGACAGACAGCTCGCATGTTGATTCGTGTTTTAAAAGGTGAGAAGCCAGAAAATATAGCAGTTGAGTTGCCTGAAAAACTGGAATTGCATACCAATCAAGAAATGGCAGATGCACTAGGAATTGATATTAGTAAGTTAGAAGGCAAGGAATAA
- a CDS encoding ABC transporter ATP-binding protein: MASLLTLENIHKTFEAGTVNENHVLKGLDLEVEEGDFISVIGGNGAGKSTLMNILAGNLLVDEGDLLLAGKSIKNLSVRKRAKDIARVFQDPKMGTASRLTIEENMAIALRRGQKRGLGWGVKEKDRIQFQEALKELNIGLENRLKVDTQYLSGGQRQALTLVMAALVKPKLLLLDEHTAALDPKTSQMVMDLTQKIVEHHQLTTLMITHDMNHAIEYGNRLIMLYQGKIVVDVKGEEKKHLTVEDLMHLFQKNSGQSLVSDELVLG, encoded by the coding sequence ATGGCAAGTTTGTTAACACTTGAAAATATTCACAAAACATTTGAAGCAGGGACGGTCAATGAGAACCATGTCCTCAAAGGATTAGATTTAGAGGTTGAAGAGGGAGATTTTATCTCTGTGATTGGTGGAAATGGAGCAGGGAAATCCACTTTGATGAATATCTTGGCTGGCAATCTATTGGTGGATGAAGGGGACCTTTTATTGGCAGGTAAATCCATTAAAAATCTGAGTGTAAGAAAGAGAGCCAAGGATATCGCCCGTGTTTTTCAAGATCCTAAGATGGGAACAGCTTCTCGTTTGACGATTGAGGAGAATATGGCTATTGCCTTGAGACGCGGGCAGAAGAGAGGGCTTGGTTGGGGAGTGAAGGAGAAGGATAGAATCCAGTTCCAAGAAGCCTTGAAAGAGCTGAATATTGGCCTTGAAAACCGCTTGAAAGTAGATACTCAATATCTCTCAGGAGGACAAAGACAGGCCTTGACCCTAGTCATGGCAGCTCTGGTGAAACCCAAACTTTTGCTTTTGGATGAACATACTGCGGCCCTTGACCCGAAAACTAGTCAAATGGTGATGGATTTGACGCAAAAGATTGTGGAACACCATCAGTTGACGACTTTGATGATTACCCACGATATGAACCATGCGATTGAGTATGGTAATCGTCTCATTATGCTCTATCAAGGCAAGATAGTGGTGGATGTCAAGGGAGAGGAGAAAAAGCATCTGACAGTTGAAGATCTCATGCATCTCTTCCAGAAAAATAGTGGTCAAAGTCTAGTCAGTGATGAATTAGTTTTGGGATAA